Proteins encoded by one window of Pseudorca crassidens isolate mPseCra1 chromosome 3, mPseCra1.hap1, whole genome shotgun sequence:
- the CLK4 gene encoding dual specificity protein kinase CLK4 isoform X3 produces MGGMHVAVKIIKNVGRYREAARSEIQVLEHLNSTDPNSVFRCVQMLEWFDHHGHVCIVFELLGLSTYDFIKENSFLPFQIDHIRQMAYQICQSINFLHHNKLTHTDLKPENILFVKSDYVVKYNSKMKRDERTLKNTDIKVVDLGSATYDDEHHSTLVSTRHYRAPEVILALGWSQPCDVWSIGCILIEYYLGFTVFQTHDSKEHLAMMERMLGPIPTRMIQKTRKHKYFHHNQLDWEEHSSAGRYVRRRCKPLKEFMLCHDEEHEKLFDLIRRMLEYDPVKRITLDEALQHPFFDLLKKK; encoded by the exons AT gggTGGCATGCATGTAGCGGTGAAAATCATAAAAAATGTGGGACGATATCGTGAAGCAGCTCGTTCAGAAATCCAAGTATTAGAACATTTAAATAGTACTGATCCAAATAGTGTCTT CCGATGTGTCCAGATGCTAGAATGGTTTGATCATCATGGTCATGTTTGTATTGTGTTTGAACTCCTGGGACTTAGTACCTAtgatttcattaaagaaaacagCTTTCTGCCATTTCAAATTGACCATATCAGGCAAATGGCATATCAGATCTGTCAGTCAATAAATT tTTTGCATCATAATAAATTAACCCATACGGATCTGAagcctgaaaatattttatttgtgaagTCTGACTATGTAGTCAAGTATAATTCAAAAATG AAACGTGATGAACGCACACTGAAAAACACAGATATCAAAGTTGTTGACTTAGGAAGTGCAACATACGATGATGAACATCATAGTACTTTGGTATCTACACGGCATTACAGAGCTCCAGAGGTCATTTTGG ctttaGGTTGGTCTCAGCCTTGTGATGTTTGGAGCATAGGTTGCATTCTTATTGAATATTACCTTGGTTTCACAGTCTTTCAG aCTCATGATAGTAAAGAGCACCTGGCAATGATGGAACGTATGTTAGGACCCATACCAACACGCATGATTCAGAAAACACG GAAACACAAGTATTTTCATCATAATCAGCTAGATTGGGAGGAACATAGTTCTGCTGGTAGATATGTTAGGAGACGCTGCAAACCATTAAag GAATTTATGCTTTGTCATGATGAGGAACATGAGAAACTGTTTGACCTGATTCGAAGAATGTTGGAATATGATCCAGTGAAAAGAATTACCTTGGATGAAGCATTGCAGCATCCTTTCTTTgacttattaaaaaagaaatga
- the CLK4 gene encoding dual specificity protein kinase CLK4 isoform X2 gives MRHSKRTHCPDWDSRESWGHESYSGSHKRKRRSHSSTQENRHCKPHHQLKESDCHYLEAGSLNERDYRDRRYIDEYRNDYCERYVPRHYHRDVESSYRIHCRKSSVRSRRSSPKRKRNRHCSSNQSRSKSHRRKRSRSIEDDEEGHLICQSGDVLRARYEIVDTLGEGAFGKVVECIDHGMGGMHVAVKIIKNVGRYREAARSEIQVLEHLNSTDPNSVFRCVQMLEWFDHHGHVCIVFELLGLSTYDFIKENSFLPFQIDHIRQMAYQICQSINFLHHNKLTHTDLKPENILFVKSDYVVKYNSKMKRDERTLKNTDIKVVDLGSATYDDEHHSTLVSTRHYRAPEVILALGWSQPCDVWSIGCILIEYYLGFTVFQEFMLCHDEEHEKLFDLIRRMLEYDPVKRITLDEALQHPFFDLLKKK, from the exons ATGAGGCATTCCAAAAGAACTCACTGCCCTGACTGGGATAGCAGAGAAAGCTGGGGACATGAAAGCTACAGTGGAAGTCACAAACGGAAGAGGAGATCCCACAGTAGTACACAAGAGAACAGACATTGTAAACCACATCACCAGCTTAAAGAATCTGATTG TCATTATTTAGAAGCAGGGTCCTTGAATGAGAGAGATTATCGGGACCGGAGATACATTGATGAATACAGAAATGACTACTGCGAAAGATATGTTCCTAGACATTATCACAGAGACGTTGAAAGCAGTTATCGAATCCACTGCAGGAAATCTTCAGTCCGAAGCAGGAGAAGCAGTCCTAAAAGGAAGCGTAATAGACACTGTTCAAGTAATCAGTCACGTTCG AAGAGCCACCGAAGGAAAAGATCCAGGAGTATAGAGGATGATGAGGAGGGTCACCTGATCTGTCAAAGTGGAGACGTTCTAAGAGCAAGAT ATGAAATCGTGGACACTTTGGGAGAAGGGGCCTTTGGCAAAGTTGTAGAGTGTATTGATCATGGCAT gggTGGCATGCATGTAGCGGTGAAAATCATAAAAAATGTGGGACGATATCGTGAAGCAGCTCGTTCAGAAATCCAAGTATTAGAACATTTAAATAGTACTGATCCAAATAGTGTCTT CCGATGTGTCCAGATGCTAGAATGGTTTGATCATCATGGTCATGTTTGTATTGTGTTTGAACTCCTGGGACTTAGTACCTAtgatttcattaaagaaaacagCTTTCTGCCATTTCAAATTGACCATATCAGGCAAATGGCATATCAGATCTGTCAGTCAATAAATT tTTTGCATCATAATAAATTAACCCATACGGATCTGAagcctgaaaatattttatttgtgaagTCTGACTATGTAGTCAAGTATAATTCAAAAATG AAACGTGATGAACGCACACTGAAAAACACAGATATCAAAGTTGTTGACTTAGGAAGTGCAACATACGATGATGAACATCATAGTACTTTGGTATCTACACGGCATTACAGAGCTCCAGAGGTCATTTTGG ctttaGGTTGGTCTCAGCCTTGTGATGTTTGGAGCATAGGTTGCATTCTTATTGAATATTACCTTGGTTTCACAGTCTTTCAG GAATTTATGCTTTGTCATGATGAGGAACATGAGAAACTGTTTGACCTGATTCGAAGAATGTTGGAATATGATCCAGTGAAAAGAATTACCTTGGATGAAGCATTGCAGCATCCTTTCTTTgacttattaaaaaagaaatga
- the CLK4 gene encoding dual specificity protein kinase CLK4 isoform X1, whose protein sequence is MRHSKRTHCPDWDSRESWGHESYSGSHKRKRRSHSSTQENRHCKPHHQLKESDCHYLEAGSLNERDYRDRRYIDEYRNDYCERYVPRHYHRDVESSYRIHCRKSSVRSRRSSPKRKRNRHCSSNQSRSKSHRRKRSRSIEDDEEGHLICQSGDVLRARYEIVDTLGEGAFGKVVECIDHGMGGMHVAVKIIKNVGRYREAARSEIQVLEHLNSTDPNSVFRCVQMLEWFDHHGHVCIVFELLGLSTYDFIKENSFLPFQIDHIRQMAYQICQSINFLHHNKLTHTDLKPENILFVKSDYVVKYNSKMKRDERTLKNTDIKVVDLGSATYDDEHHSTLVSTRHYRAPEVILALGWSQPCDVWSIGCILIEYYLGFTVFQTHDSKEHLAMMERMLGPIPTRMIQKTRKHKYFHHNQLDWEEHSSAGRYVRRRCKPLKEFMLCHDEEHEKLFDLIRRMLEYDPVKRITLDEALQHPFFDLLKKK, encoded by the exons ATGAGGCATTCCAAAAGAACTCACTGCCCTGACTGGGATAGCAGAGAAAGCTGGGGACATGAAAGCTACAGTGGAAGTCACAAACGGAAGAGGAGATCCCACAGTAGTACACAAGAGAACAGACATTGTAAACCACATCACCAGCTTAAAGAATCTGATTG TCATTATTTAGAAGCAGGGTCCTTGAATGAGAGAGATTATCGGGACCGGAGATACATTGATGAATACAGAAATGACTACTGCGAAAGATATGTTCCTAGACATTATCACAGAGACGTTGAAAGCAGTTATCGAATCCACTGCAGGAAATCTTCAGTCCGAAGCAGGAGAAGCAGTCCTAAAAGGAAGCGTAATAGACACTGTTCAAGTAATCAGTCACGTTCG AAGAGCCACCGAAGGAAAAGATCCAGGAGTATAGAGGATGATGAGGAGGGTCACCTGATCTGTCAAAGTGGAGACGTTCTAAGAGCAAGAT ATGAAATCGTGGACACTTTGGGAGAAGGGGCCTTTGGCAAAGTTGTAGAGTGTATTGATCATGGCAT gggTGGCATGCATGTAGCGGTGAAAATCATAAAAAATGTGGGACGATATCGTGAAGCAGCTCGTTCAGAAATCCAAGTATTAGAACATTTAAATAGTACTGATCCAAATAGTGTCTT CCGATGTGTCCAGATGCTAGAATGGTTTGATCATCATGGTCATGTTTGTATTGTGTTTGAACTCCTGGGACTTAGTACCTAtgatttcattaaagaaaacagCTTTCTGCCATTTCAAATTGACCATATCAGGCAAATGGCATATCAGATCTGTCAGTCAATAAATT tTTTGCATCATAATAAATTAACCCATACGGATCTGAagcctgaaaatattttatttgtgaagTCTGACTATGTAGTCAAGTATAATTCAAAAATG AAACGTGATGAACGCACACTGAAAAACACAGATATCAAAGTTGTTGACTTAGGAAGTGCAACATACGATGATGAACATCATAGTACTTTGGTATCTACACGGCATTACAGAGCTCCAGAGGTCATTTTGG ctttaGGTTGGTCTCAGCCTTGTGATGTTTGGAGCATAGGTTGCATTCTTATTGAATATTACCTTGGTTTCACAGTCTTTCAG aCTCATGATAGTAAAGAGCACCTGGCAATGATGGAACGTATGTTAGGACCCATACCAACACGCATGATTCAGAAAACACG GAAACACAAGTATTTTCATCATAATCAGCTAGATTGGGAGGAACATAGTTCTGCTGGTAGATATGTTAGGAGACGCTGCAAACCATTAAag GAATTTATGCTTTGTCATGATGAGGAACATGAGAAACTGTTTGACCTGATTCGAAGAATGTTGGAATATGATCCAGTGAAAAGAATTACCTTGGATGAAGCATTGCAGCATCCTTTCTTTgacttattaaaaaagaaatga